A region from the Aphis gossypii isolate Hap1 chromosome 1, ASM2018417v2, whole genome shotgun sequence genome encodes:
- the LOC114121970 gene encoding uncharacterized protein C9orf85 homolog, with protein MSSQKGNAARNRPQKHQNRFAFKNNLHDTNIRTKRLNSIQIHSVCPRCKDILEWKIKYKKYKMLKAPKNCNKCHNKTVKEAYHTMCHQCSSSLELCPKCAVPRIEWAKDDQKTTSENGGDDKNDLENSDDDNDESGSDTCSNPSLS; from the coding sequence ATGAGTAGCCAGAAAGGAAATGCAGCTCGCAATCGACCACAAAAGCATCAAAATCGATttgcgtttaaaaataatcttcatGACACCAATATACGTACCAAACGTTTGAATTCCATACAAATTCATAGCGTTTGCCCTCGGTGTAAAGACATATTGGAATGGAAAATcaagtacaaaaaatataagatgttAAAAGCACCCAAGAACTGCAACAAATGTCACAATAAGACTGTAAAAGAAGCATACCATACAATGTGCCATCAGTGCTCAAGCTCTTTGGAATTATGTCCCAAGTGTGCTGTACCAAGGATCGAATGGGCTAAAGATGATCAGAAAACAACATCTGAAAATGGAGGTGATGACAAAAATGATTTAGAAAACAGTGATGATGACAACGATGAATCAGGAAGTGATACTTGCAGTAATCCATCTCTTAGTTGA